The genomic window TTGATAAAGGTTTCCATCATGAACTGTGTGGCTTCAATGGAGTAGAAATCATCACTTAACCTCATGTTGAGTACATGATCCCCAGAGGCGGTGTGGAGAACATCGACTGTCATATCGTACAAAGTCGTATAGTTGAGCTCGCCCAGGGTCAAGGTACAACCTCCCATGGGGCTCAATCTGCTCTCCTCAACTCCTCGGTAATCATACGCAATCTGGAACATGGGCATATTGCCTTCACTTGTCTCGGGCCGCATCTTTTCCAAAATGGCGGCAAACGGAATATTCGCGTTGTCGAGGCAGTCCAGCAGAGTCTGGGCCGTATCTTTTAATACGCTCGAGAATGATTTGCCCAAGACTCCTTTGGATCGAAGTGGTAGGACATCGGCCAAATGCCCAACGGTGCCCCCAAACTTACTCGTTGGGTCACGACCGTTAAACACAACCCCAATGCACAAGTCGTCAACGTTTAGAAGGCGGCAAAGCAGTACATGTAAAGCGGACAAGTAAAATTGCATGGGAGTAACATGGTGATATTGAATGACTTTGTCAATGCGTTGCACTAAATCGCCGTCCAACACCGTTTCAATGTAGTGATGACCGTATGCTCGTTGTCGACGTCTTGTTTTGACTTTTGCAAGGGGGAGCAATGGAAGAGGCTCCGGGGCAGGGTTCAGAAGCTTTTTCCAGTATTCAAAACTGTCAACAAAACGTCCGCTCCGGATATCGTCGAATTGTTGCCGCGCAAAGTCGAGATATGACGTAGGATTTGGACTCAGAGGTGCAAATTGATATGCGCGGCCAATATCACCCATCAAATGAGCCATACTGAATGCGTCAATAGCAATATTGTGGAATCCCAAAACCAGAGTATGAGACTGCTCGCCATGACTAATCAGTGTGGCGTGAAGCGTGTCTCCTATCGAAAGATCGTACTCATGTTTAGCCGTTTCCTCGAATGCCTTCTTGACGTCCGCCGCTCCAGTTTCAGCTGTTGAATGCAATAGCGTAAGCCGAGATTGCCGCTTTCTCTTAATTACGTGCTGTCTAGGCTCAGAGCTTTCTGCACTCGCCAGGAAACATGTTTGAAGCGCGTCGTAATGAAGCATCGTTGCATCAAATGCCCGACTGAACCTGTTAATACTCAGCTGACCCTTGATATTAATCTTTACGGTGAGGTTGAATGATGACGGCATCTCGGAGATTGTGTTCAAGTAGAACCATCCTGACTGTGCATATGACAAACTTTCTGATTGAAGATATTCTAGCTCAGGCTCCGGCGTCACGATGGACGATTCTGTAGTTGATTGCTGGTAAGAGGTCGGTGATGCTTCATTCTTGATAGAGTTGGTAGTAGGAGTACTCATGGCAGAGGTATTTAGCTGTGTCTCGCCAGTTAATGTTGCTTTGGGCATCAGTGTCGCCGATTCGCTGCGAACCTCCCCTTGGGGTGTGGGCTGTGTCTTGACATTTGCGGGCTCGGCGTTTTGGGTCGACTTCTTGTCGAGATACTGTTCGGCGACGGTTCGAATAATAGAAGAAGACGAGTCTCTACCAAAAATCTTGAGCATAGAAATGTCGACGGCCATCTTCTCCCGGAACCACTTGCGAATTGCTATGGCATTGATTGAATCAATGCCTAGATGAGACAAGGGCTCATCAGGATGGATTGAGTGCAACGAAACGTGGATCATGGACTCAATCTTGGCTGACAGTAACTCAGTGATGGGTGGAATTGCCTCGTCAACTGAACTGGAGTTTTCCAGATCCAGCTCCCACTGCTGGGTTGAAGCCGGCGCTTTGTCTATTGTTTCTTTTCCAATGGATTTGGAAACGCGCACCATATGGGACAGGAAAGCTGAATCAACCCATGATGGCCTTACGGCCTGTCCCCGATCAGTGAATGTTTCGAGGCCCATGATGACCTCACCACTTCCAGTGGCTGGGTTGCCCTCAACGATTCCCTGGAGTATGACATGGTGAAAGTCTGCCTCGGATAACGCCGTTGGAACAAAGGAGCGGAGCCATTCCTCAACGTTGGAACTACCAGATCGATCTGATCGGGCCACGTATCCGACGTCTACCAGCATCCCAAAGTTGAGAATTGATGCTGCCAGACCACGTCGCCTTCGGTTCCTTACCATGCTCATCATAAATGTATTGCCTGCGTGGTACATTGGCTGTCCGGCGTTGCCACACACGGTCAGCAAGGATCCAAAAGCCATGAAGAAATCCAACTTGTCGGTTCTGAATTCATCATCAAGATGAGCTGTGCCAGAGACCTTGGGCTGGAGCTGTTTTCCAATGCTCTCCGCCGAAAGATTTGCAAACACTCCAGGTTCCAGCACCAAAGCGGCATTCGTGACACCACCAATCTGCGGCATGGTGCGACGGAGCAAAGAGACCGTCTCGCGGACCTGAGAGCGGTCTGTCACATCCATTTTTACCACACGAATGTCGATGCCATCTCTTCTGAGGTCCTTTACCCAGGGCTGCTCTTTTGGATTTCGGCTGGAGAGAACAATGTACCGCGCTCCGCCACGAACCAGGAAATACGTCAGAGATTGACCGAGGTCACTTGCCATGCCCACCAAAAAGTATGTTTTGTTTGGTGATATGAGGGTGCTTGGGTCAAGAGGCTGGCGTGTTACACCAATTTGTGCCTCTCTGTCCCATCTTGTCACGGCAGAGAGATGTCCCGGGTTGGCATTCCGCCTTTGCGGCACATCCTTGATGTCGACGATGGTGGGTGTTGAGGCTGTGCGGAAGACATCCTGTTGCATCTGATAAATGTCTATAGCTTCCTCGACCGATTGTTGCGTGACGCTTCTGGTGTCAAATCCTTGTATAGTGCAGCTAGCTGGCAAGTATGGCAACACAACTTTCGTATCCGTTTGAGACAAATCGAACAGAGCAGCTGTGTCAGAAGGAATCAACTTGTGTATGCTACGAGTCGATTGGTGTGGATGAATAGAAATCCATTCTGCCCTCTCACTTTGCTGTTTTGAAGTGACTTTGACAAACAACACTTTTCGCCCGGACCTGGCGGCCAAGGAAGATGTCACTCTGGCTAGCTCTTGAGATGCACCGCAAACAAGGGTTGTTCCGTCGCTTAGCATGCGGGAAACTATCTGTGATGCAATCAAACAGCTTGCCAGGTTGACTAGAGTCGTCGCATCGCAATTCTGAGCAAGGGATGAGCGGGCAATGGACTTGTTGCCAATAGAAGCAATAGAAGCATCCTTCCTTGACAAGGTCAGTACTGTCTCTTGTGCATATTTCAGCTGGCCATAGGAGAGAAAGCAAGGGAACTTGCTCTCGCTGTGCAAAGCAACTGATAACTTGACATGGACAGGCATATCACCCTCCAAGATGTCAATGCCACGACTGCACACAAGTTGGGATTCGGGTGAATCAGCATCTTGGGCAGTCTCAATGGGCTCATCAGGCCCAACGAGCTTCACAACCCGGCGACGGCCAGAGTTGTAGATCTCGTTGGATTCGTCATTCACCACTATTCGGTCCACAATCATGTGCGAATCCTTTATAACAACCTCTGGCTCTTCCTTCCACAGCATCCCCTCAGTCGTGTCaggcgaagatgatgagaatACGAGGCGAAGAAACTGGCGCACCAGCGCGTGTACATCCCACTCATCCTGTGCGTCGAAATCGAGAAATTGGAGGCTCACATGGGTCAACTCAAGCCTGAGTGAGCGCCCAATACCGATCATAATGTTTGCATATGGGTCATCTACCAAACGGCCCGATGTTACCCACAATGTGTTTTTGCAAGTTCCCAGCACTTCCTTGAGATTTTCCATCTCATTTTCTGTCGGGAAAGAAGAGAACAGCGGCCTGTCAAGTTCCTGGAGGACTATGACGGATGATGCAGGTTGGATGCGAGACATGTCCACTTCATCGAACCGCCCATATGCCTGGATTTCTGGTGCCCAAGCACGCAGGAGCTTGTCTATACCTCTGATGAGGCTCGAGACTCGGCTCGTCTCACCTCCGATGATTGTCACGGGGTTTGGCGGGATCATACCCATAGCAAGAAGGGGATCTCGTAGGATTTCGAAGCGATCGTCAACAGCTTGGGCTGAAAAGACGGACACCCCGTGCATGCGCGAATCAGGCTGGTCGTGTAAAATGCAGTCAATACCCGAGAACCCCGATCGGTGAAGCAGTTTGTCGAGGTCGCCTGTCTTGACGGCGTATCCATCTGTTGCTCGACTGTTGGAACCTCTCGACCAGTTCTCTAATCCGCCCATGAGAGCAATTGGTCGAAGCGAGGCGCCTGTAAGCGCCATGGAGATTAAGAAGCCCCCAGGGCGCAAGACGCGTCGCAAGTTCTGGACAACTTGTGCCAGAGTTGGACTTGCACGTAACAAACCGGTCACAATGACAACATCGTACAACCCCAGATCGTCCTCTTGGAATGTCAGGTCCGTCTCGAAATCAACGTGTCTGAAGCTGCCAATTTTGTTCAAGTCGGTCGGAACCAGAGACTCCTTGAGTCTGCTGAGGACTGTTTCCGAGGAACCGGCGCAGGTGTAAGATTCGTACGCATCACCAATAGCATCAAAGACGCTGGCGGCAGCActgccagtgccagtgcATATCTCAAGAACGTTGGTCCGGGGAAATTTATGACTGACTTGACGTACCAGCTGAGAGATGAACTGGATGCATAAAACAAAGCTTTGGGTATCCTGGTAggaggactttgacgacatCTCAAGTACTTCATTTGTTGACTCGTAGTCCCCTCTCAGCAAAGAGATGGACTTTTCCCCATTCACCTTCAGCATTGCCATGTCAACATCCCCAGGATACCGGCTTAGTACATCTTCAATGGTAGCTGAATCGTCCTCAAGCCATTCTCTTCGCAAGTGAGACTGGTCGCCTGTGCGAACTTTGGTCATAATGGCGTTGATATAGTAAATCAACTGCTGATGCTGTGGCTTCAGTCTCTCCAATTCCTGTTTGTTCACCGAATGAGCCAAGGACTGCAGGTAAAACAGCGCGACCCGTTCGTAATTCTCCAACGTATAAAGCGGTGGTCCCAATGGAACGGCATCTGCCAGCGGATGAATCAGGCCATATGCCACATCCAGACCCCAAACTGTCTTGGCCAGAATGTTCCGATCGTCTGAGGGCTGCGGGTCCGATATGGCCTTGAAACTGACACCCTCCATTTGAATTCCGCACACATCGCCATGAGGGCTCATTTGATCACGCAGGTTGATGTCGATTTCCATCAGCTTCCCAATACCTCTACTCACCATGTATGCCTCAATGTCAACGTTGGTCGAGCGATTAGGACCCCGGAACCTTTCATTTGGATTTACGACAACCCTTTTAATCCCAACAGGAAGGTAAGAGGAGGCCATGGAGTTTTCAGCGGCAGATAAAAAGGTTGAAAGCCCTGCTTGAAGGGCGACGTCTAGAATGGCAGGATGCAGCGTGCAGTCAATATTGAGATCTTCTATAGACCACGAGGCACCTGCCTTGGCGTGACCCCAGCATCTGTTGAGCAAAGTCAGTCCACGAAAAGGACCTTGATATTGAAAGCCCATCTCCGAAGCCGCGCCATAGAATCGGTCAATGTTGAACGGGGTGAGGTTGACCTCGGAGATGCAGACCGGCGCCAAGTCTGCCGACTCGAATTCGCCGAGGTGAATACGCAACCGGCCGTGGCAAGTTCTGTCGGCATCGCGCTGATCAGGATAACTGTAGCATGCGAACTCGGCCTCCAAAACACAGCCAGCCTCAACGTTCTGGGGCGAGACATGACTGCGAATGATGAACAagacctcgacctcgtccCTCTCGCCAATGGCTAATGCTGTAGTGATCAACAAATCCTCTACTTGGATCAGTTTGATCGCTCTTCCTTTGACAAaggctttggcggcatcCACAGCCAAACTAATGTAGCCAGTCGCGGGGAACAGAACCTGGTTTTGAAAGACGTGCCCCTTGAGCCAGGGCATCTCGTGGAGCAGGAAGATGTTGCGCCATACCTGCTCGTACTGGGAATCATTCCAcaggcggccgaggaggtcATGGGGGAGTTGTTTGCCGAGACGGTAATTCTGAACCACGCGTGACTCTCGCCAGTGAATCTGCGTGTGATCCCAAGAGTACGGTGGTAGGTTTTTGATGGTCTGCGGCTGggcgacaaggccaaacGCTCTTCGCCATCCACCAAAGTCAATCGAAGACGGGGAAATAGTCCAAAGAGCTGCAAGTGCCTCTGCGAATGTTTCTATACTGTCTCCATCTCGACTCAGCAAAGGAGCATAGTGTGGAGTGTAATCAATAGACTGCGTCAGGGTCTGCTTCAACGGGCCTCGCAAGGCGGGATGAGGCCCAACTTCAATTGCAGCGGAAAACTTTGTCGATGCGTCTTGTACGGCCAACTTGACGGCTTCCGAAAAGTAGACGGGTTGCACCATGTTGTCAAGCCAGTACTGGCCCTCTAGCCCAAACTGTGGAGGGTTGGCGAGGATATCCGTATTGGTCTTTACACTGGAATACCAGGGACAGTCGTCATCACTTGCAGGAGTCAGTACACGCACATTGAGTTGTTTGAGATGGGCTGCATAAGCGTCTACACATGCAAGCATCTGGTGTGAATGGTAGGCCGTGTCGACCTGAAGAACTCGGGCTTGGATGTTGCGCTCATCCAGGACTCTCTTGGCCTCCACGACGGCGTCTGCATCGCCAGACAGCGTTGTGCTTGAAGGAGAGTTACTGGCTGCGATGGTGATTCTGCCTTTGAATTGCTGCTCAGAGCATAGCGCCATGGCGTCATCAAGGGACGTGGCGaccgccatcatgccgcCTGATCTCCCACCGTTTCCTTGGGCGAGATGAGCCACGTGGCCTCGATAGTAAGAGATTCCCATGGCATCCCTCCTGGTGAGGAGGCCTGCCGCGTATGCTGCTCCAATCTCACCAGATGAatggccaacaacagcaCAGAAGCGGATTCCGCTGGCGCGTAAAAGGTCAACAAGACCAATTTGCACGGCTGTGCAGAGCGGTTGCGAGAACTTTGCCTGCGACGCGCGTGATGTTgcggcatcagcagccagttCCTCGGCTAAAGACCATTCGGGGGGGTCTGGGATCAATTTGAGGGCCAAATCACACTGCCTGATTGAGTCTTGAAAGAGTTTGCAATGTTGCAGCAGTGCGTAGCCCATCCGGGGCGCTTGTGCACCCTATTTAATCGTTAGAAATATGTGCTCATCATGGGGCTGCAAATATGCacatggcggcgaggttTGGCTTACTTGGCCAGTGAAAACACCAAGAATTCTCGGCTCATCGCCAGTACCACCACCAAGCGGGCTAAGAGTCGATGTTGCTACAGTGTTGACTTGGTCCTCCAACCTTTGAATCAAGTCATCGCGATCCAAAGCTGAGGGGATAGTAACTCGATACGGGAACACCGATCTCTTGGAATGTAGACTGTTGCTCAAAGAGTCAAGGTCCAGGGACGAGTTTGCACGCAGGTGACCAAGTAGCTTTTTGAGCGACTTGAGCAGTGAACTGGGAGTTCTGGCCGAGAACACAAATGGTCCAACCAGCCTTCCCCCGACCATAGTGGTGTGTACACTTGACGAAAGGGGGGATGGAGATGCGGCATCAGAAGGCTCGTAGCTCTCAAGAATAGCATGAGCGTTTGTcccgccgaagccgaagctgTTGATACTTGCTCTGCGAGGCTGGCTGTGTGTctctggccaaggcaaaagcGATGTGGGTATTTCCAGGTTATTGTAGAATGGTTCAACTCGCGGATTGAGCTGATGGAAATGCAAATTGGGAGGGATCGCTTTGTTTTGAATTGCCAACGAGGCTTTGATCAGTCCTGCCAATCCAGCACAGCCTTCGAGATGACCGATGATGGTCTTGATGGAGCCACAATAAAGAATGTCATGTTCCTTGTGCTGCCCATTGGGGAAGAAGGCATCTCTGATTGCCTGGGCTTCAACAGGATCACCGGCCTGGGTGCCGGTGCCATGACACTCAAAGTACTGACATCTATCGGTGATGGGGTCCAAGCCTGCTACCCCATATGTTTCTCGGATCAGGGCGGCTTGTGCTGTTGGAGTTGGCATGGTGATTCCGTTACTGCGGCCATCAGAGTTGACGCCCGTTGCTCTGATAACACACTCTATATTATCGCCATCGGCGATTGCCTTACTGAGCGGCTTCAGcaccacggcggcgcagcCCTCGCCTCGAGCATATCCACTAGCGTCTTTATCCCACATACAAGAGTGAGAATCTGAAGAAAGCATGTGCATGGACGACTCGGCAATGTACCAAATCGTGTCCATGAGCAAATTTGTTCCGGCCACCACAGCTTGAACAGCCTCGCCCGAGTGAAGGCCTTGAATGGCAAGGTGGAGGGCGACCAGTGAGCTTGAGCAAGCCGTGTCAAGTGTCAAGGACGGTCCTTGGAGATTAAAGGCGTAAGATATGCGattggacaagatggcccGAGATAACCCGGTAGCCGCGTGACTCCCCAGCATATCCGGGTCTCGGGATGAAATCAGGGTATAATCGTCTGTCATGACTCCAACATGGACCGACGTTGGCGAACCGTCAACATGGTTGAGAGACCACCCCGCCGACTCGAAGGACTCATAGACCGTCTCCAAGAGAATCCTCTGCTGAGGATCCATATCAGCCGCCTCTTTGGGGTTGATACGAAAGAAGGCAGCATCGAAGTGCCGAACATCTTCTTCCAGTAAATATGATTTGTGATGAACATTTGTGCGGCCGTGCGTTTCGCCGTTTTCGTTGTAAAAATTTACCATATTAAGTCTTTCTAATGGGAAATCTTTGACGACATCTCTAGGCTCTTTCAGCAGGTCCCATAGCCTAGACGGCGAGTTTGCTGCACCAGGGAATCGGCATGCCGTCCCTACAATCGCCACGGGCTCATACATGATATGACGGAGTCAGGTTTAAGCTGAATGATGCTGAGTGTTAGTCCTTGTTGTCTTGGATGAAAATATAAAGAGGGTGGTCTTCAGTAACGAAACTTGCTCTAAAATTCTTGTCTCTACTTATAATGGTGAGTTTGAAATCAAAGTGAGCCTCAATTTGTACAACAGATAGAGGCACTCCTATCCGCATGCTCATACTTGTTACTAAACCTGAAGAAGTGGCCTGAACGTAAAACAGCTTGCCACCTCGCTCGGTCTTATCGGATCAAAGTCACAGCTTTCTCTTGTAATTCTATACATATGTAACGAAACAACCAGGGTCTTACTGAAGAGGGCCACGGGTATCTCCGGACAATGTGACGAAGACCACAATTTCGTACTCTTCAGGCATTGCGGCCGATGTATCACTATAACCAGCCGCCATAATACAAGTATCAGtactatcaattgatggttACGGGTGTTGTTTCGGCCGCGGACTCTGGGCCTTCGTAGATGGATTTATTTCTTGGCGGATGACGTGAGACTGGCTTACAGGGAAAGGAAAGATATGCGTCTATCTCCCCGGAAAGGTGACCCACGGTATGTCGTATGACATTATATGTCGATGTCAGCTCAAACATATAGAGGGAGACACGGCAGCTCTTGGTACGCGCGAGGTTGGTGCTGCCGTTGGCGATGTGCCATTTGTTGTCAATATGAAAGCGTCTTTCTATGTAGAAGCAAGTTCCGGCTGACCCGGCCTGAGCCTCAATTTAGCCCGAGGCTACATCCTTTGTCCCCCCGAAGTTGCATGCCTGGAGTCGGTAATGCAACCCAAGCTGCTTTTGGAAACCTCTGACCACTTCTCGTCAGCGAGTGACGGTATAGGTGTTGGGCATTTTGGATATTCTTGAATTGAAGAGTCAAGCTATCGCGAGGCTATTTAGCAGTGTATCTACTCAGGAGTCAGGCGGCAATGGCAGAAAGAGAGTCCACCCCTTGGATATCGGACACGATGTggtcaattgatgccaagaTAAAAAGACATCAGTGTAAATCTAAGTACGTCTAAAACAGGGAAACGTCACTATCCATCCAATTCACCACTCAATGAGCTACATGACCCAAGACCTCCAACGTTTCGAGGCATCTTCTAATCGCTTTCGAGATTTCGGGTATGTGTTGAAATGAAAACATGCCGAAGTGGTCGCCCTGTACATCCATGACCTCGGTGAACAAGTCCTTCTCATAGTTATCCCATCCCAGAGTCTGATTGTCTCGATAAATATCTGCAACATGTACCCTACCAGTGACTGTTGGTATTGGGTCGAGAGCTCGCAGCAACGAAACCCGAGGCCGCTGGTCACGTTGGGTACCAGTCCAAACGGGAGGATCCCATTGACGGATGATTCCAATTGCTTCCTTCATGGCCTGTATGCTGAGAAACATATTTTTTGATTTTCCCGGGTCCAGGTTATCGAGAGCGTCGAGAGGAAGCGACGGCGGATCAACCGTGTACATACtatccatcatcaacacgcCAATGACTTTGACTCGGCCGTCGCCAGTGAGCAGTTTTGCAATTTCCAGACTCAAGAGACCGCCCATGCTCCACCCGCCGATGAGGATATTCACACTTCGGTCCAAGTTGCGCTCGGCCGGGAAGTCAGGCCGGGCGCAAGTCCGTCTGATGATTCCGGTATACAGACGTGCCATTCCTGACACGCCGCCCTCAAATGTTTGTCCGTTGCGAAAATGGGGATTGAAAATACCATAAGTCGGCCTACACAGAGAATCTAGGCAATGGTAGGCGAATGTAGTACCGCCACCGTCATGAATAAGGAAAACAGGCACCGGCATGTTTCGTGCATCATCACCCATCCAGTTCCCGTCCTGAATGAGCTCGGGATTTTTGTCCATGGTGTAGCTGCTTTGTCTTTCGGCTTGGTTTTGCTTGACTATGAATAGTGGGCAGAGGGAAGACCGGGGGGGGGGAAGTCAAGAGCATGCGAGGAAGAGCGAGATGGAACCTTTCTCTGATATTGTATTGTCGGTAGGCTCTTCGTATAGGAGCCAACAAGGCAGAAGCCTCATGATGGTGGTCAGACGTGCTTACTCGATCGTCccatgtccatctcgtcgGTAAGTACACTTGTGTTTATGCAAGAGCTGTAAACTCCCACTACCAagccgccgatgccaacGACAGGCTGGCCTGGGGGGAGGCGAAGCGATGAGAGCGCTGCTGACAATGATGATGTTGACTTGACCCCACTATTACTACATgtattgatgatgatggattTAACTCTGTAGCGTCCCTTCGAAGACCCTACCGAAGGCCGGCTTGAAACACCAAATTGCGAGGTTCCCGATGCTAAACACGTGAATGGCACAGGTGCTTGCCAACGTTTCGTATTCCCTCTACTCGGCCACTAATTTTATTCCCGGTTTGCCTAATAAAGTACCGGGACCTGCAGCCGACCAGCCTTGTTATTAGCCACCAGTTGTCGTGCAATGGGTTTTGACACTACATGCAACAGGCAGGGTGGTTCGGGTCCAGATCCGAGATGTATGTGATCTGCAAAGTTAATTTCCCGCGTCCCGGAGCTCCGTCAGTCCATCAGCCGCGCTGCCGCAACCCCTATCTACGGCCAGGGCATTTCGAGCATCGGCCG from Metarhizium brunneum chromosome 2, complete sequence includes these protein-coding regions:
- the lepA gene encoding Hybrid PKS-NRPS synthetase lepA, with amino-acid sequence MYEPVAIVGTACRFPGAANSPSRLWDLLKEPRDVVKDFPLERLNMVNFYNENGETHGRTNVHHKSYLLEEDVRHFDAAFFRINPKEAADMDPQQRILLETVYESFESAGWSLNHVDGSPTSVHVGVMTDDYTLISSRDPDMLGSHAATGLSRAILSNRISYAFNLQGPSLTLDTACSSSLVALHLAIQGLHSGEAVQAVVAGTNLLMDTIWYIAESSMHMLSSDSHSCMWDKDASGYARGEGCAAVVLKPLSKAIADGDNIECVIRATGVNSDGRSNGITMPTPTAQAALIRETYGVAGLDPITDRCQYFECHGTGTQAGDPVEAQAIRDAFFPNGQHKEHDILYCGSIKTIIGHLEGCAGLAGLIKASLAIQNKAIPPNLHFHQLNPRVEPFYNNLEIPTSLLPWPETHSQPRRASINSFGFGGTNAHAILESYEPSDAASPSPLSSSVHTTMVGGRLVGPFVFSARTPSSLLKSLKKLLGHLRANSSLDLDSLSNSLHSKRSVFPYRVTIPSALDRDDLIQRLEDQVNTVATSTLSPLGGGTGDEPRILGVFTGQGAQAPRMGYALLQHCKLFQDSIRQCDLALKLIPDPPEWSLAEELAADAATSRASQAKFSQPLCTAVQIGLVDLLRASGIRFCAVVGHSSGEIGAAYAAGLLTRRDAMGISYYRGHVAHLAQGNGGRSGGMMAVATSLDDAMALCSEQQFKGRITIAASNSPSSTTLSGDADAVVEAKRVLDERNIQARVLQVDTAYHSHQMLACVDAYAAHLKQLNVRVLTPASDDDCPWYSSVKTNTDILANPPQFGLEGQYWLDNMVQPVYFSEAVKLAVQDASTKFSAAIEVGPHPALRGPLKQTLTQSIDYTPHYAPLLSRDGDSIETFAEALAALWTISPSSIDFGGWRRAFGLVAQPQTIKNLPPYSWDHTQIHWRESRVVQNYRLGKQLPHDLLGRLWNDSQYEQVWRNIFLLHEMPWLKGHVFQNQVLFPATGYISLAVDAAKAFVKGRAIKLIQVEDLLITTALAIGERDEVEVLFIIRSHVSPQNVEAGCVLEAEFACYSYPDQRDADRTCHGRLRIHLGEFESADLAPVCISEVNLTPFNIDRFYGAASEMGFQYQGPFRGLTLLNRCWGHAKAGASWSIEDLNIDCTLHPAILDVALQAGLSTFLSAAENSMASSYLPVGIKRVVVNPNERFRGPNRSTNVDIEAYMVSRGIGKLMEIDINLRDQMSPHGDVCGIQMEGVSFKAISDPQPSDDRNILAKTVWGLDVAYGLIHPLADAVPLGPPLYTLENYERVALFYLQSLAHSVNKQELERLKPQHQQLIYYINAIMTKVRTGDQSHLRREWLEDDSATIEDVLSRYPGDVDMAMLKVNGEKSISLLRGDYESTNEVLEMSSKSSYQDTQSFVLCIQFISQLVRQVSHKFPRTNVLEICTGTGSAAASVFDAIGDAYESYTCAGSSETVLSRLKESLVPTDLNKIGSFRHVDFETDLTFQEDDLGLYDVVIVTGLLRASPTLAQVVQNLRRVLRPGGFLISMALTGASLRPIALMGGLENWSRGSNSRATDGYAVKTGDLDKLLHRSGFSGIDCILHDQPDSRMHGVSVFSAQAVDDRFEILRDPLLAMGMIPPNPVTIIGGETSRVSSLIRGIDKLLRAWAPEIQAYGRFDEVDMSRIQPASSVIVLQELDRPLFSSFPTENEMENLKEVLGTCKNTLWVTSGRLVDDPYANIMIGIGRSLRLELTHVSLQFLDFDAQDEWDVHALVRQFLRLVFSSSSPDTTEGMLWKEEPEVVIKDSHMIVDRIVVNDESNEIYNSGRRRVVKLVGPDEPIETAQDADSPESQLVCSRGIDILEGDMPVHVKLSVALHSESKFPCFLSYGQLKYAQETVLTLSRKDASIASIGNKSIARSSLAQNCDATTLVNLASCLIASQIVSRMLSDGTTLVCGASQELARVTSSLAARSGRKVLFVKVTSKQQSERAEWISIHPHQSTRSIHKLIPSDTAALFDLSQTDTKVVLPYLPASCTIQGFDTRSVTQQSVEEAIDIYQMQQDVFRTASTPTIVDIKDVPQRRNANPGHLSAVTRWDREAQIGVTRQPLDPSTLISPNKTYFLVGMASDLGQSLTYFLVRGGARYIVLSSRNPKEQPWVKDLRRDGIDIRVVKMDVTDRSQVRETVSLLRRTMPQIGGVTNAALVLEPGVFANLSAESIGKQLQPKVSGTAHLDDEFRTDKLDFFMAFGSLLTVCGNAGQPMYHAGNTFMMSMVRNRRRRGLAASILNFGMLVDVGYVARSDRSGSSNVEEWLRSFVPTALSEADFHHVILQGIVEGNPATGSGEVIMGLETFTDRGQAVRPSWVDSAFLSHMVRVSKSIGKETIDKAPASTQQWELDLENSSSVDEAIPPITELLSAKIESMIHVSLHSIHPDEPLSHLGIDSINAIAIRKWFREKMAVDISMLKIFGRDSSSSIIRTVAEQYLDKKSTQNAEPANVKTQPTPQGEVRSESATLMPKATLTGETQLNTSAMSTPTTNSIKNEASPTSYQQSTTESSIVTPEPELEYLQSESLSYAQSGWFYLNTISEMPSSFNLTVKINIKGQLSINRFSRAFDATMLHYDALQTCFLASAESSEPRQHVIKRKRQSRLTLLHSTAETGAADVKKAFEETAKHEYDLSIGDTLHATLISHGEQSHTLVLGFHNIAIDAFSMAHLMGDIGRAYQFAPLSPNPTSYLDFARQQFDDIRSGRFVDSFEYWKKLLNPAPEPLPLLPLAKVKTRRRQRAYGHHYIETVLDGDLVQRIDKVIQYHHVTPMQFYLSALHVLLCRLLNVDDLCIGVVFNGRDPTSKFGGTVGHLADVLPLRSKGVLGKSFSSVLKDTAQTLLDCLDNANIPFAAILEKMRPETSEGNMPMFQIAYDYRGVEESRLSPMGGCTLTLGELNYTTLYDMTVDVLHTASGDHVLNMRLSDDFYSIEATQFMMETFINVLETISQEPTASVKDYKLFSNAQIQQAATAAQGSELQYSWPNSLCERFYQVATSFPKSVAVKHGSETITYCQLRAKAGLYARILIEANITKGSRVAVHCEPSIEFYAVMLAVFHVGAVFVPLDVSLPAARRQTILRACNPDVLVFHRATAASAIAETADHVIKSFDITKLARDRQQDSPIPKRVPCEAESDSCILFTSGSTGAPKGIRLHQRALMMYAEFASRTHGFGQITVLQQTSFGFDLSLAQIYSAFTNGGMLVVAPVEARGDPDMLSRLMVDEKIEYTMCTPSEYGLLLTYADAALRQCHSWRFAGTAGEALPQLVVDGIRGLKLPNLTLTDCYGPTEAFIVTCRDIPVRAAATYDKSEDQNGCVGHALPNTSIYITSEQDGSLLPQGMAGEICIGGAGVANGYLSPEMSDAKFVKNPFATAKQVDARFSTMYKSGDRGILHPDGSVIFLGRTRGGNAVVKLRGLRVDLGEVAGAVLEAAPNDLINAAVTVRGDAQLLVCHVVFRHGKTLSNEQLTQLVRTMTLPRYMIPSAIVPLERLPMTPNGKLDTAALEALPLPLLSRQEQGEADMTETEAILRNLWINVIGEVAESADIGPSSSFFLIGGNSLHLVNLQYAIRARIGVKVHLRILEQAVDLRAMANIVNKTSRVRFAAI